The Helicobacter anatolicus genomic interval AAATATTGCAATTTCTAGAAAATAATTTTCTAAGTCCCTAGAGATTTAGGGGGCACCTTTTACAAAATGCCATTTTGATAATTTTTATAGTAGAATCTTAAAAAAATAATGAGGATTTTCTATGTTATTACAAAATGGTACAATCTCTGATTGCTCTGGTACAAAAAAGACAAATATCCGCATTCAAGATCATAAAATCACACAAATCGATTCCAACTTACAGCCCTATGAAAATGAAAAAATCATAGATTGCACAGGAAAACACATCCTTCCAGCACTCATTGATCTAGATGTTTCTCCTAAGAATAAGATCCTAAATAGCAAAACCCTAAATAGCTTAGCAAAAAAATGTTTGCAAGGGGGTGTAGGAAGTATTTTATTATCTGCACACACAAATCCAAAATCAAATAATGAAAATATTTTAGAACTTATAGATTTTATTGATACTACCTTGCCTATTACCTTATTTTCTAGTATTTATGCCTTCAATGAGGATCAAAAAATTACAAATATTGCGTCTTTAAAGAATTCTCGAACAAAAACTCTACATCTAAAAAGCCAGGATTTAGAAGGGCAAAATCTTTTAACACTTTTACATTATGCAAAAATGCTTAATCTATCTCTCATGATTACACCTTATGATGAACAACTTGCCCAAGGTGTGATAGATTCTGGACAGCTTGCCACAGAATTAGGATTACCCAGTATTCCCTATATTGCATGGAATAAAGAAATTGTAAAAATATGTGAAATTTCTAGGGAATTTCATTGTCCTGTGCTTTTAAATATCACACAAAAAGAAGGGTTTGATTATATAGATTTTTTTAATCAAAGAGGTGCAAAAATCATAACACAAACTCCATTACACCATTTAATTTTAGATGAAAATGAATACAAAAACTATAATACAAAAGCCAAAATGTTTCCACCACTAAAAAATAAAAAACACAAAGAAATACTTCTGGAAAAACTACAAAACAATCAAATCCAATGTCTTACGAGCTTGCAAAATGCGACTTATAACTCCCAAAAAGATGAAGTTTTTGAGCTTGCAAGCAATGGTGTTGATACTATCAATCAATATTTTTCCATCCTTTTTACTTATCTTGTAAAAACAAATCTTATCACTCTTGAAAAACTCCTTGAAATCACCGCAAAAAATCAAGCAGATTTTCTTGGTCTTGAAAATAAAGGAGTATTACAAAAAGATAAGGATGCGGATTTAATCATTGTGGATTTAAATCATCATTTTATTTGTGAAGATTCTTATTCTCCATACTTTCAAAAAGAACTTTATGGAAAAGTAAATTCTATAATTTTACAAGGAAAAATCTATGGAACAAATTAAACTTTTTTTACTTTCTCACCTTCCTTTGTTACAAAGTCTTGGTATTGCGATACTCAAAGCACTACTTATTGCAATTTTTGGTTGGTATTTTGCAGGTTTTTTTCGTAAAAAAACTTATACTTTTTTGAAGAAAAAAGATGAAATTCTAGCAAACTTTATTGCTCAACTTATTTTTGTGCTTTGCTTCCTTATGGTTATAATTGCTGCATTAGGAGCATTAGGAATACAAACTACTTCTATACTTACAATTTTAGGAACTGCAGGAGTTGCAATTGCTCTAGCATTAAAAGATTCTTTATCAAGTATTGCAGGAGGTATTGTATTAATTGTCTTGCGTCCTTTTAAAAAAGGTGACACAATAGAAATTAATAATCTCAATGGAAGTGTGGAATCTCTCAACCTCTTTAATACTTCTATCCGTCTTCCTGATGGCAGATTAGCAATTCTTCCCAATAAACATATTGCTAATGCAAATATTATTAATTCTACAAGCGAAAAAAGACGCATAGAATGGATTTGTGGTGTGGGCTATCAAAGCGATATAGAAATTGTTAGGCACACCATAAAAGATGTAATTGCTAGTATGGATAAGATTGATAAAACTATGGCACCATTTGTAGGAATCACAGATCTTGGACCAAATTCTTTAAATTTTACTATTAGAGTATGGGCCAAACTTGAAGATGGTATTTTTGGTGTGCGTAGCGAACTTATCGAGCGTATAAAAATTGCATTTGATCAAAACAATATTGAAATACCCTACAATAAACTTGATATTTCTATAAAAAAGGAATCAGAATGAAAATTGTTGGTGCAAGCAAAGTTTTTGTTTGTGATGAAAATTTCAAGATTCTAGAAGATAGTGGAATTGCAATCAAAGAAGAAAAAATTGTTGCGATAGATGATTATAAAAAACTAATTCAAAAATATAACAATGCGACAAAAATTTTTTATAAAGATTGTGTGCTTTTACCTAGCTTTGTCAATCCACATATCCATTTTGAATTTAGTAATAATCTTGCAAATTTTACTTATGGAAATTTTGGAAACTGGCTTGATAGTGTTATGCAAAAAAGAGATGAGGTTTTAAATGACAATACCAATGCTATTTTACAAGCCATTCACGAACAGATTCTAAGTGGCGTAGGGAGTGTGGGTGCAATTAGTAGTTATGGAGATGATATGCACTCTTTAATAAATTCTCCTTTAAAAGTTGTATTTTTTAATGAAGTGATTGGCTCAAACCCCAGTGCTATTGACTTTCTATATAGCAATTTTTTACAACGATTAAAAAATTCTATGCAACATGCATCAATAAATTTTATCCCTGCAATTGCCCTACATTCCCCTTATTCTGTTCATTTTATTTTGGCAAAAAAGGTTTTATCTCTCGCTAGAGAAAAAAACCTTTTAACTTCTGTACATTTTTTAGAATCTCAAGAAGAAAGACAATGGCTAGAATCTTCACAAGGATATTTTAAAAAATTTTATGAAAAAACACTTCAAGTCAAAAATCCAAAATCACTTTATAGCATCCAAGAATTTATTGAACTTTTTAAAAATATGGATACTTTATTTGTGCATTGTTTAGAAGCAAATATCAAAGAATTATCCCAACTCATGCAAAGTGGCCATATTATTACCTGTCCTAAATCCAATCGTCTTTTAAATAATAAACTTTTAAACCTTGATCATATAAATATGCAAAAACTCTCCATCGCCACAGATGGTAAAAGCTCAAATAATAATTTAAATTATCTTGATGAATTACGCACTATGCTTTTTAGTTATCCAAATAAAAATTGCATAGACTTTGCTAAAGAGATTTTATTAAGTGCTACTTTATATGGTGCTAAATCTTTACAACTTTCTAATGGAAGCTTACAAGAAGGATTTTTTGCAGATTTTTGTATTTTTGAGATCCCATCTCTCGCAACAAGCACACAACCCGCTTTACATTTTCTCTTACATGCCAAAGAAATTCAAGCACTTTATAGAAATGGAATCTGTATGCTAGAAACAAAATCTCAAAAAAATTCTAACTAAGATTCCAATTAAAATCTATCCCTTTTTCTTTTAGAAAAACTTCAGCTCTACTAAAAACACCACTTCCTATAAATCCCTTTGATAGGGGACTTGGATGAGGTGCAATAATAATACAATGTTTTTTTTCATCAATTAAAAATATTTTCTTTTTTGCAAAATTTCCCCATAACATAAAAACAATTCCTTCAAAATTTTGTGAAATTTTTTTTATAATTGCATCACTAAATTTTTCCCAACCAAAATGTTGGTGAGATGTAGGTTTGCCCTTTTCTACACTAAAAATTGCATTTAAAAGCAAAATACCATTTTCTGCCCATTTGCTAAGATTCCCATGATTTGGCGGAATAAAATTTAAATTTTGGGAAAGCTCCTTGTAAATATTTCTAAGACTTGGGGGAATAGAAAAACCATAAGGCACAGAAAAGCTAAGCCCCATAGCTTGAGGGATTTCTTGATTTTTTAAAAATATACTCCCATGATAAGGATCTTGACCTAAAATTACAATTTTTATTTTTTGTGGTGGAGTAAGATTTAATGCATTAAACAGCAAATTTTTAGGTGGAAAGACTTTTTTACCACTTTTTATTGAATCCTCATAATGCTTTTGAATCTCTAAAAAATAAGGCTTTTGGAATTCTTCTTTTAAAAGTTCTCTCCACTCTAAAATAATTTGTGTCTTAAAATCTATCATTCTTTAAGATTATTCACCTGTAACAATTAATTTTTGCTTAGAATAAAGTCCCAAAATTGATAAATTTTCTGTATCTACAGAATGTATTTTTGTAATCCCACCATTTTTAGCGGCTGTAGCAATAGAACAATCACCAAATGCTACAAATAAAATTGCTTGACATTCTGCTTCACCTCTTTTACTTCCTAAAGTATTACTTGTTGCTTCAATACCTGATTTTGTTAAATTTATTGGTGCAATCATTCCAGAATTTGCGACATGGCATCCTGCAAAAGCTAAAGCAATAAAAATGCTCATTAAGATTTTTAACATTTTAACTCCTTCTTAAAAAATAGCTAAAATTATAAATCAAAGATTCTTACACAAAGTTTAAATTTTTTTATTAGATTTATATATTATTTTTTTAGTTTATTATTACAATATCACCACTCTTATAATTCCAAGAAACCCTAAAATAAAATATACATTTTTATAAATAATCTAAAATTTTTTATTACTTTGATTTTAAACAATAACTCTTTAAAATCTTAAATTTAATCCTATTTTCCCCATCACTCCAAAATAGTTAATATTAAAAGAGATAATTCACCACTAAGTTGAATATTACCCAAATAGATTAATTTCACATGTATTTCTTACATATTTACAAAAAGATAGAAGTACAAAGGTTTATAATATAGCATCTCTTTATTTAATAAGATTAATATTATATTTTTCTAAAGCTTTTTATTAAATCTTATAGATACACTATAAATATCATCACTTGTGATAGTTAGGGTTGGTGTATTGATCTTCAAAGGTTTTTATTAAAACCTTTAATATAAAATATTAATTCAATTTTTAAATATTTTTATCTTTTAAGTGTATTTTTGGTGTGAAATTCTACTAAAAAGTTAAAACTGCAAAATAAAATTTCAAAAATTTTACTGAAAAATATTTAAATTTCTTATATAACAAAGTTTTAAAGATATTGAAATTGTTTTAAATGATTGCGAGAGTGATAATTCTATAAAAATTGCACAAAAAATTGCCAAACAAGATTCTTGTATTTAAATAATTTCAAATCCTAAAAATATAGAAACCTTTCATTCTCATTTTAAAAAAGGCAATATTGGTATAATTGTTTTTAATATCAATAATTTAAATAGGATTGAATTCACTCAACAAGATATTCCTAAATATACAAAAAAGCAAAAAAGGTTCTTAATAAGTTTTATAATTATAGTATTTGTGCAAAAGTTTATTCAAGATATATAATTGAACAAATCTTGCAAGCAGTAAAAATTTATTTTCCTAATACCAAATCTAATCTTCAAGAAAATACTCTACAATGCTTTATAAATTTATATTTTAGAAGTTTTTTGCTTTGCTCCAAAGTTTTATATTTTTATCATGAAAATATAAACTCTGTTTCTTGCTATCAAAGCAATAGCCTTTTTAGAATTCAATACCTTTAAAAACAAATTTATTTTTATCTCTCCAAAATATGATTAAATATCAAAAAAATAAGCAATTAAAAATTAAAGAGTTTTTAAAAAAGATTCTAAAGCCTGCAATTCTTCTTCATCTAGACCTAATTTATGTATCAATGGGCTTATTTCTAAAAATTGCTTGTTTTCATCTTTTCCAAATGCAATGTTATACATATTCAAAACGCCTCTTAAATGAGGAAAGATTCCATTATGCATATATGGTGCTGTTTTTGATATTGAAATAAGTGATGGTGTTTTGAAAGCACCTTTATCTTTTTCATCTTTTGTAATTTCATAGCGTCCGAGATCTTCTAGCTTGCGACCATAAAAACTTAAACCAATATTATGAAATTTAGAATCACTCAAAATCATTCCATAGTGACAATTCATACATTTTCCCTTTGTCCTAAAAAGATGTAATCCATAGATTTCTTGATCACTTAAAGCTTTATCATCACCATTCAAAAATCGATTAAATCTTGAATTTGTAGGTGTAAGTGAGCGTTCATAAGTCGCAATTGCTTTAAGAAGATTTGTAGTTGTCATAATCTCTTGTAAATTTTGTGATATTTTTGTATTTTTAAGTTTTTCTAAATCATCAACACTCACAAATGCTTTGCCAAGCAGAGATTTTTTTTCTAAAGTGATCGAACTTTCTCCAAATGCAAGCAAAAAAAGATTTTGATAAAAAAGGTTATCTTTGATATGTTGTAAGGCTAAAGATACATTATAAGCCATTTCAATAGGATTTTCAATCGGTCCCATTGCCTGTTCTTCTAAAGTATTTGCTCTACCATCCCAGAAAAGTTGTTTATAAAAACCACTAACATAAATACTTGGGGCATTACGATTACCTCTCTGCCTATCATGCCCAAAACTTGTTTTTAACCCATCTCCAAAACCTAATTCTTTATTATGACAACTCGAACAAGCAATTTGTGCACTTTTACTTAATAATGGCTCTTCAAACAAAAATTCTCCTAAAAGCCTTTTTTCTTGCGTAAAGGGATTATCATCTGGTATAGGTGGCAAAGAATCTAAAGGGCGCATTTCTTCATATTCTATACCCTCATCTACCAATGGTTTTGGCCAATCAGAAATATTTTTTGCATAAAGTGTACGATAATTAGTTTTTTTAGTTTGATAAAAGTATCCTCCTAAAAATCCAGTTACCAAACTCAAACACATAATACAGAATAATATAATAAATTTTTTCATCTTGTTTACTCTTTTACATTTCAATATTTATACCCTATTTCTATGTAAAAAGATCTTCCAATTTCATAAATAGGTGTTGCACTCAATCCCGCGCTACCATAGCTTAAATTTGTAATAGCAATATTTTTTGTATCCAAAAGATTGAAAATATCAAGATTTACAAATAAAGTATTTTTTCTATACATATCTACTTCAAAGCCAATCCTCATATCCCAAGTAAATGCATCTCTTACTCGATAGGTTTTAAAAGTTGGCACTTGCGTTAAAACACCATCAATTATTACACTATCTTGAAAATTATTCCCTACGCTAATCATCGTATTATAAGCACTACGATATCTAAAAAAGTTGTTGAAAAGCCATTTTGTACGCCAAAAATAAAAATGATGAGTTGTATTTAAGCGTATTGTAAAAGGACGGACAAAATTACTTGCTGGTCTATCGGCATAACGTATTATCTTGCCATTATAACTGATGTATTGATTATCAAATTCTCCTTGTGTAAGATTCTCATTATAATCTGCATAGTTTCTCTTAATATTTGTAAAATCAAATGCAAATAAAAAATAATTTTTAAACCAACTAAAGCCTATAGATTGATCATTTTGAATACTTAAAGTTACAACATCTGTATCACTCTTTCCTTCATTAGTATAAACATAATGCAAATCCTGTGTAAGTTTAGAATTTGACGCACAACTTAGTGTACTAATATTACCTTGAGAATCTTTACAAGCTCGTCTCACCTCATCACGCCCAAAACGATGAATATATTTTGCACTAATAGAAAACATTGAAATATTTTGTTGGATTCCACCCATTAATTCATCAGAATAAGGCACGCGAATCTTTTTGAAATTTGTATCATTTTTATTTTGTGTGGCAGTTGCCTCACTCCAACTTTGATTATAAGAACTCTTAATAAGTGTATATTCCAAACTTGAACGACCATCTAAAAGTGCATAGTTAAAAATATTGCGCCCATAATAACGATTTGCCCCAAAAACAAATGAAGTTTGATAATCTTTTTTCACAGGTGTAATATATTTAATACTAAAGCGTGGTGCAAAAGTAATTTTACTCATAAAAGTATCAAAATCGCTTCTTAAACCAATTTTAGATTCTATTCTACCTCCTTTTCCTAGTAAAAAACTCATATCATCTTCAATAAAAAATGCTAAAGTAAAATTATTTACCGCAATTAATCCTTGCTTATAAAGTGTGGAACGATACATATATTGCCCATTATTATTTTCCCAGATTTTTTTTAAACTTGCATTCATTAATGAAGTATCTACCACACCATTACTACAATATTCATCGCCTACTAGACAAGTCTCACCAGTTTTTAAGGGTTTGGTAAAAGCAGAACCACTAAAAATAGTATCACCTAAACGATGGTAATCTGCATAGACAAAACCACTTTCTGTACCAACACTAAATTTATTTAACCATCTTTTATATTTAATCGTATCAAATTCTTGCATAAGTTTGAGATTAAGATTGATTTGCTTACTAGAAACATTTCCATAACCACCCTCGTTATTACTACCATTGACATTCCAATTTTTATCTGTTGAATAACGCCAACCTTTCATATTTTGTGCTGAACCAGTGCGAGAGTTTTCCAAGTAACCAAAATTTAATATTGCTGTAAAATTTCCTATAGAATTATCCCAAATACTTTTTAAATTTGCCTGATGTCCACCACTTTTAAGATAAAAATCAGAATCTTTTGTATTCACAATAAAATATTCATTATATTGTGGTGCAAAAGTATAACTTGCTTCCAATACTAAATTTGATAAAATATCATAATAACCCTTGATAAAAGCATTGTAATTTAGTCTTTTTTGAGTTTTGGTAGTTTTATCTCCAATGATTTGATTAATCTGTCCTTGTGCATAAGATTTAAGTGGAATAAAACTTTGATTTGCACTAAAACTTGCAATCACTCCACTTTTTTCATTAATTTTGGATTCTAAAGAAGCACGAGTAATATATTTGATAAATTTTGGTTGAGAATTTGCGGAAGTAGAGTTTATAAAAGCATCTTGTGATTTCTCATTGATATGATATTTTGTAAGACTAAAACCATTAAAATCTCCTTGAGAAATTTGCTGACTAATCTTAGCACTAAATTTTTTTGTAGGGCGTTTAGTTTCCGCTTCTACTACACCACCACTAAAACCACCATAACTTGCAGAAATATTAGAATCTAAAACTTTAATAGACCCTAATAATGAAGTATCAATATTCATTCCTTGCGATCTTCCTGATAAAGAAGTAGGAGTTGTTGGATTTGTAGTGCCAATTGGATTTAAATCATTATTTATTCCTGCTCCATCTAATAAAAATAAATTTTGATAATATAAACCGCCACTAATACTAATATTTGCTGGATCAATTTCACCTGCAGTTTGTGAACTTAGCTGTTTATTGTCAAATTGAACATTAGGCAAGATTCTAAGTAGACTTGTAATATCTCCATTACCATTTGGATTATCTTGAATCATTTCTTGAGAAATTTTTTCTCCACTAAGATATTTTTTATCTTTTAAAGAACTAACTGAATAAATTTTATCAAGATTGTAAGCTTTTTCCTTTTGTCCTTTTTGATTTGTATCAGAAAGAATTTCTTCTTGAGCCATAAGTAATATACCTGTAAAAAAAAATATTATAATTGTTTTCATTTGATATTTCTAGTATCCCTAGTATTTAAGTTTGTATGATTATATCAAATAAAAATAGTTTTGATTATCATTATTATAAATTAAATTTTTAATGAACCAAAGAAAGAAACTTTCCGCTAAAAACTAAAATTTTAGAGTAAAATCAAATATTTTTAAAAATAAAATATATTAAAATTTATAAGAAAATGAAATTTTTGCATTTATTCCTGGTTCTGGCAATGCACGACGAACTGTATTAATCACTTCATTTGCACTTCCATCTGCTTCTACTTTAAATGGCGATGCTTGATTAATATAATATTGATTAAAAATATTTTCTATAGCAAATTGCAAACTACAATTTTTATGCTTAGGATGTATATAAGTAAGATAAAAATTATGGACATGATAACCTTTTTTATCAATATTTGAAATTTCATTATTATAAATATCATAACCAGTATAATTCAGTCTTTGCACGATTTTACTTACCCAAGAAATACTAATTCCACTTGATTTAAAATCATATCCTAATTTAATCACATAAGTATTTCCTATAGCAGCACCAAGTTCATAAGTATCAGCAATCAATTTTCCCTTCACCATAGGAAAACTTCGTGAAAATGAAAAACTTGCTAAAAAACTTTTGAAAAAATAATCAATCCCTGCTTCAAAGCCATAAATATCAATTAAAGAATCTAAATTATCTCTTAAAGTATCCTCATGGTCTTCATGTCCTGCATGAGATTCATTTTCTCCATGAGAATGTCCACTTCCATAACTATTGATAAAATCTTTAATATTTTGATAAAACACTGCTCCTCGTACAGAAAAATATTCATGATTATAATCAATATCAAATTCAATATTTTGCCCTTTTTCTGCCTTGAGATTCTTATCAACAAAATGATGTTCATTTTGTAATAATAGCGCATCTCCTGGCAGAGCACCACGCGTAACATATGAATACGAAAGTTTTAAATCTAAAGAATCTACTGGATTATAAAAAATTACAACTGATGGAGAAAAACCATAAGTATGATGATTTTGATAGTTTTTATCATAGTAAAAATAAGAATCATAGCGGCTTCCTGCACCTAGACTTAAATTTTCTAATATATAATAATTTGCTTGAATATATCCTCCAATAATATGTCCATCTTCCCTTCCTCTTTGTAAATTATCTTTTAAAGCTTTTTTATCTAATGTAGAAATATTTTGATAATTTAGCCCATACTCAAAAGTATTTTGTTTATTTTCTTTTAATGTATGTGCAACTTTTAAATCTAAACCAAAATTATTTAAAAATATATTTCTTGGAAGGCTTGCTTCTTCTTCATCCATTGCACTATTTCCTATACTATAAGGAGTGAGTTTTACATTTCTAATATTTCCATAAGCATTAAGTTTTATTTTTGGTTCATTAAAATTTTTTGTTCCTTTTTTTTCATAAGCAATAGAAAAATTTTGATTAATATTTTTATGTTTAAAAAGAATCTGAGCATAATCTACTCCCCCACTTAAATCTGGATCTACACGAGTAATATTTGCTCTAAAAGGTCTAATTGCATCATCATTTACAAGATTATAACTCAATGTAATTTTGTCTCTTGTATTAAAAAATATATTAGATTTAAGCAATAAATTATTTTGCATAGAAGGTGAACTAATAACTTTATCATCGGGTGTTGGATGAAAAAGGTTTGTGAAAATATGCTTACCATCTCTATAATAAAAAATATCTACAAAATCATAAGCAGCCAATATATCAAAATTTTTATGATCACTCCCATAGATTGCAAGATTTTCTTTTACTCCAAAATTTGAAAAAAATGAACTCCCAAAAAAAACACCAAAATTTTGATTTCTCTCTAAAAAATCTAAAGCATCTTTTGTAATAATATCTACACTCCCAGCAATTGCACCTGGTCCTGCCGAAGCATTTGCACTTCCTTTAATAATCTCAATTTTTTTTATCATAAAAGGATCAATTACTAAATTTCCTTGATGATGAAATGCATTACCATTTTGCACACTTCCATCAATTTTAACGCGAAGAAGTCTATCTTCCATTCCACGAATATAAAGTTTTTGTGCCATTTTACCCCCGCCACCAACATCAATAGAAGATTCTTTAAAAAACATTTCTTTGAGATCACTAACTTGGCGGTTTGTGAAATCTTCATTCTGTAAAATACTTTTGTTTGTAAAAGAAAAATCTTGTTCTGATTGCGTAAAAATTTCATCAAGTTCTTGTTTCATGGGATCTGCATAATTACAATTTAATATAATTGGTAAAAAAACTAGTGCTTTTTTCATTCTTATAATCCTAAAAAAATAATAATCATTATATCAAAAAAATAAGAATTAAAAAATAATTTTGGTTTTCATTCCTATAATACAATCTTTTAAAATATCAGGTTTTTTAATACTAAGCTCTATGCTTTTTAAACAAGGGAAATCTTTTTTCAATTCTTGAGGAATATTTTGCAATGCATCTTCAATTAAAAAATATTGATTTTCACAAAATAAGGAGATAATTTTATCTTTCAAAAGAACATAATCTAAAAATTCTTGATTTTCATAGGTAAAAATGCCATCAATTATCACTTTTTGTTTTTGATTACGCTCAAAATCTAAAATTCCAATAATAGTTTCAAAAGTTAATTTTTCAATAAGGATAGAAAAAGTCATAGAACTTTTTTTTCTTCTCCTTTAAATAAACGCTTAATATTTGGAATATGTGTATAGAAAATCAAAATTCCAATAATAATTACTGGGGCATGAGAATGAATTTGTGTAATGATATTTATAGAATCTGGTAAAGGAATTATATAAGGAATCAAAAAATTTAAAAAAATACCACTTAAAACCCCAAGTAATGAAGAAAGTGATGAAATTTTTAAAACCTTTCCAACAAAACCCCATACTAAAAGTCCCAAAATCCCTTCTATAGGAATCAATAAAATTATAGAACCAATTGCTGTTGCTACACCTTTTCCTCCCCTAAAATTTAAATAAGGGCTATAACAATGTCCTAAAATTGCTAAAATTGCAATCATATATTGCACAGAATATTCTAAATCAAAAATTTTTGCTAATAAAACGACAAACATTCCTTTAGTTGCATCTAAAATAATCGTAAGTAAAGAAAATTTCTTAGCATTTTTAGAATCAATATCTTTTAATGCACGATAAACATTTGTAGCACCTATACTTCCTGAACCAATTTGTGTAATATCAATTTTATAAAATATTTTTGTAAGGACATAACCAAAAGGGATTCCACCAAATAAAAAAGCAATAATATAAAAGATTGCATTAATATTTGTAATCGTATACATTAAATTATCTATCATTTTTTCCTCAATATATTATTTTTCTTGTTTATTTCCCGTATTATACACAGACCAAGCAAGTGAAATAACCCAAGCCAGTAAAGTAAATCCGAGAAAAAAATTGATCACTAAAATACTATAGC includes:
- a CDS encoding TonB-dependent receptor domain-containing protein, yielding MKKALVFLPIILNCNYADPMKQELDEIFTQSEQDFSFTNKSILQNEDFTNRQVSDLKEMFFKESSIDVGGGGKMAQKLYIRGMEDRLLRVKIDGSVQNGNAFHHQGNLVIDPFMIKKIEIIKGSANASAGPGAIAGSVDIITKDALDFLERNQNFGVFFGSSFFSNFGVKENLAIYGSDHKNFDILAAYDFVDIFYYRDGKHIFTNLFHPTPDDKVISSPSMQNNLLLKSNIFFNTRDKITLSYNLVNDDAIRPFRANITRVDPDLSGGVDYAQILFKHKNINQNFSIAYEKKGTKNFNEPKIKLNAYGNIRNVKLTPYSIGNSAMDEEEASLPRNIFLNNFGLDLKVAHTLKENKQNTFEYGLNYQNISTLDKKALKDNLQRGREDGHIIGGYIQANYYILENLSLGAGSRYDSYFYYDKNYQNHHTYGFSPSVVIFYNPVDSLDLKLSYSYVTRGALPGDALLLQNEHHFVDKNLKAEKGQNIEFDIDYNHEYFSVRGAVFYQNIKDFINSYGSGHSHGENESHAGHEDHEDTLRDNLDSLIDIYGFEAGIDYFFKSFLASFSFSRSFPMVKGKLIADTYELGAAIGNTYVIKLGYDFKSSGISISWVSKIVQRLNYTGYDIYNNEISNIDKKGYHVHNFYLTYIHPKHKNCSLQFAIENIFNQYYINQASPFKVEADGSANEVINTVRRALPEPGINAKISFSYKF
- a CDS encoding dihydroneopterin aldolase: MTFSILIEKLTFETIIGILDFERNQKQKVIIDGIFTYENQEFLDYVLLKDKIISLFCENQYFLIEDALQNIPQELKKDFPCLKSIELSIKKPDILKDCIIGMKTKIIF
- the plsY gene encoding glycerol-3-phosphate 1-O-acyltransferase PlsY; translated protein: MDNLMYTITNINAIFYIIAFLFGGIPFGYVLTKIFYKIDITQIGSGSIGATNVYRALKDIDSKNAKKFSLLTIILDATKGMFVVLLAKIFDLEYSVQYMIAILAILGHCYSPYLNFRGGKGVATAIGSIILLIPIEGILGLLVWGFVGKVLKISSLSSLLGVLSGIFLNFLIPYIIPLPDSINIITQIHSHAPVIIIGILIFYTHIPNIKRLFKGEEKKVL